In a genomic window of Salmo trutta chromosome 32, fSalTru1.1, whole genome shotgun sequence:
- the LOC115171316 gene encoding GTPase IMAP family member 7-like — protein sequence MANSCATVEMASLECAASNLACEAPPEPDSGALRMVLVGKTGAGRSSSGNTILGRQAFRVDISSCSVTGQCDRQSGAVAGRNLTVVDTPGFFDTRLSPQELTAEAGRCVVLSAPGPHSFLVTLQPGRFTQEERDALEWVKATFGPGVLRYTVVLFTWGDQLQGKSMEDFLKESQELQEFVSRCQGGYHVFNNSNKITDCTQVTELLEKIDKMMTQNGGGCYTNLMYQEAERAIREVQEGILGERRMTPLKQEEDGVKTGPAPQGPEAERMRRREAEERRREEEEARKKAEKLFWCELVSALGKGAAEGAGVTSKGKGKAVKKVKAIERAAALATTPLSITSAAKVVGGAVREGSKVLYKHRKTLLH from the exons ATGGCTAACTCATGTGCGACAGTGGAGATGGCGTCATTGGAATGTGCTGCCTCGAATCTGG CATGTGAAGCACCACCGGAGCCTGACAGTGGGGCGCTGAGGATGGTACTGGTGGGGAAGACAGGCGCAGGGAGAAGCTCTTCTGGTAACACCATCCTAGGGAGGCAGGCATTCCGGGTGGACATCTCTTCATGTTCTGTAACTGGtcagtgtgacagacagagtggagCTGTGGCTGGGAGGAACCTCACTGTGGTCGACACCCCAGGGTTCTTCGACACGCGCCTCTCCCCTCAGGAGCTAACAGCTGAGGCAGGACGCTGTGTGGTGCTGTCCGCCCCTGGCCCCCACTCCTTCCTGGTGACCCTTCAGCCTGGCAGGTTCACTCAGGAGGAGCGGGATGCCCTGGAATGGGTCAAGGCCACTTTTGGACCAGGAGTCCTCAGATACACAGTAGTACTGTTCACCTGGGGTGACCAGCTTCAGGGAAAAAGCATGGAAGACTTCCTGAAGGAGAGCCAGGAGCTCCAGGAGTTTGTAAGTAGATGTCAGGGGGGATACCATGTCTTTAACAACAGCAACAAGATAACAGACTGCACTCAGGTCACAGAGCTCCTGGAGAAGATAGACAAGATGATGACGCAGAATGGAGGTGGCTGTTACACCAACCTGATGTACCAGGAGGCAGAGAGAGCCATCAGAGAAGTGCAGGAAGGAATtctgggagagagaaggatgactCCATTGAAGCAGGAGGAGGATGGGGTGAAGACAGGGCCAGCGCCTCAGGGACCGGAGGCAGAGAGAATGAGAAGGAGGGaagcggaggagaggagaagagaggaagaggaagccaGAAAGAAGGCAGAGAAGTTGTTCTGGTGTGAGCTGGTGTCTGCCCTGGGGAAGGGGGCGGCAGAGGGAGCTGGAGTAACAAGCAAAGGGAAAGGGAAAGCAGTGAAAAAGGTTAAGGCGATAGAGAGGGCAGCAGCTTTGGCCACCACACCGCTGTCAATCACATCAGCTGCCAAAGTGGTGGGAGGAGCTGTGAGAGAGGGAAGTAAAGTGCTTTACAAACACCGCAAAACTCTCCTACACTGA
- the LOC115171317 gene encoding ER lumen protein-retaining receptor 3, whose protein sequence is MNIFRLAGDVSHLVAIVILFMKIWRSKSCAGISGKSQVLFALVFTTRYLDLFTSVISIYNTVMKVVFLALAYATVYLIYMRFRSTFDSESDSFRVEFLLVPVAGLSFLENYAFAPLEILWTFSIYLESVAILPQLFMITKTGEAESITTHYLFFLGLYRALYLANWVWRYHTEGFFDQIAVVSGVVQTIFYCDFFYLYVTRVLRGSGKMSLPMPI, encoded by the exons ATGAATATCTTCCGTTTAGCCGGTGACGTGTCACATCTCGTTGCTATCGTCATTCTATTTATGAAGATATGGAGGTCCAAATCCTGTGCTG GTATTTCTGGGAAGTCTCAGGTGCTTTTTGCATTAGTCTTCACTACAAGATACTTGGACCTGTTCACTAGCGTAATCTCCATCTACAACACAGTTATGAAG GTGGTGTTCCTGGCTTTGGCATATGCCACTGTGTACCTGATCTACATGCGCTTCAGGAGCACCTTCGACTCAGAGAGTGACTCATTCCGTGTTGAGTTCCTACTTGTGCCTGTGGCTGGGCTTTCCTTCCTGGAAAACTATGCATTTGCCCCTCTGGAG ATCCTGTGGACCTTCTCCatctacctggagtcagtggcCATCTTGCCCCAGCTCTTCATGATCACCAAGACCGGCGAGGCAGAGTCCATCACCACCCACTACCTGTTCTTCCTGGGTCTCTACCGAGCCCTGTACCTGGCTAACTGGGTGTGGCGCTACCACACCGAGGGCTTCTTTGACCAGATTGCTGTGGTGTCCGGTGTGGTGCAGACGATTTTCTACTGTGACTTCTTCTACCTTTACGTTACCAGGG TGCTCAGAGGAAGTGGAAAGATGTCCCTGCCCATGCCCATCTAA